A region from the Rufibacter sp. DG15C genome encodes:
- a CDS encoding 3-ketoacyl-ACP reductase encodes MESLKGKTALVTGAGKGIGRAVAIALAQEGVHVALLARTKSDLMKVAQEIEDLGVDTTVVTADVTNINSVNEAVEQVTQDLGFIDILINNAGTATFGKFLDLEPDQWENIIKVNLMGPYYVTRAVLPAMISKKTGDIVNISSTAGQRGAAMTSAYSASKFGLIGLTESLMQEVRKHNIRVTSLTPSTVATDLAVELKLTDGNPEKVMQPEDFAEFLVCQLKLNRRVFIKDAGIWSTNP; translated from the coding sequence ATGGAATCATTGAAAGGAAAGACGGCCCTGGTCACGGGTGCCGGAAAAGGAATAGGAAGAGCCGTCGCCATAGCCTTGGCACAAGAAGGCGTGCACGTGGCCCTGCTGGCGCGTACCAAAAGTGACCTCATGAAAGTGGCGCAAGAGATTGAAGACTTGGGTGTAGACACTACCGTGGTTACAGCAGACGTCACCAACATCAACAGCGTGAATGAGGCCGTGGAGCAGGTGACGCAGGACCTGGGGTTTATAGATATTCTCATCAACAACGCGGGTACAGCCACCTTCGGGAAGTTCCTGGACCTGGAACCCGACCAATGGGAAAACATCATCAAGGTGAACTTGATGGGGCCTTATTACGTGACCCGAGCAGTTTTGCCGGCCATGATCTCCAAGAAGACCGGTGACATTGTGAACATCTCCTCAACTGCCGGGCAGCGCGGCGCCGCCATGACCAGTGCTTATAGCGCCTCTAAGTTCGGGTTGATTGGCTTAACGGAGTCCTTGATGCAGGAAGTGCGCAAGCACAACATTCGGGTGACCAGCCTCACCCCCAGCACCGTGGCCACCGACCTGGCCGTAGAACTTAAACTCACGGATGGTAACCCAGAGAAAGTAATGCAGCCCGAGGACTTCGCGGAGTTTTTGGTATGCCAACTGAAACTGAACCGCAGGGTGTTCATCAAGGATGCGGGTATTTGGTCTACTAATCCATAA